The window TTTCGACCCGCACACGTTCCCCAACGCGGCCGCGATGGTGCGGGAGCTGCACGAGAAGAACTTCCGAGTCGTGTGCATGGTGGACCCGGGGCTGAAGGTGGATGAGGGCTACCCGTTGTACGCGGCGGGGCGCGACGGGCGGCACTTTGTCACCAGCGCGAACGGCGCGGAGTACCACGGCAAGGTATGGCCGGGCGACTGCGCGTTCCCTGACTTCACGAACGCGCGCACTCGCGAGTGGTTCACAGGGCTCTACCCGCACCTGCTGAACGTCGGCGTCGACGGCGTGTGGAACGACATGAACGAGCCGGCGGTGTTCGGGGTGCCGAGCAAGACGATGCCCGAGGACAACCGGCATGACGCCGATGAGGACCTTGGCGGCCCGGGGCCGCACGCGAAGTATCACAACATCTACGGCATGCAGATGGCCCGGGCGTCGCTGGAGGCCCTGCGTCGGCACGCGCCGGACACGCGCCCGTTCCTGCTCACGCGGGCCGGGTTCCTGGGCTCGCAGCGTTACGCGGCCACGTGGACGGGCGACAACGTCGCCAGCGAGGCGCACTACCGCTGGACGGTGCCCATGGCACTCAACCTGGGGCTGAGCGGGCAGCCCTTCTGCGGGCCGGATATCGGCGGCTTCGTGGGCAACACCGAGCCCGGGCTCTTCGCGCGGTGGATCGGCGTGGGGGCGCTCATGCCCTTCTGCCGCGGGCATAAGGACAAGGGCACGCTCGACCACGAGCCCTGGTCCTTCGGCGGCGATGTCGAGCACGCGTGCCGCCTCGCGCTGGAGCGGCGGTACCGGCTGATGCCGTACCTGTACACGGTGTTCTGGCAAGCGAGCCGCACGGGGGTGCCGGTGGTGCGGCCGGTGTTCTTTGTCGATGGAGAGGACCCCGCGCTGAGGGCCGTGGACAACGCCTTCCTGCTGGGGATCGATGTGCTGGTGTGCCTCCCGGGGGGGCGGGCTTTCAGCCCACAGCAGCACCGCGCCTTCGCGGCGTGGAAGCGCCTCCACGTGACTGAAGATCACCCCGCTCTCCCCCACTGCTACCTCGCCCCGGGCGCGGTGTTGCCCGTCGGGCCAGTCGTGCAGCACACGCGGGAGCCGCTGCGCGAGTTGACGCTCTTCGTGAACCTCGAAGACGGCGCCGCGAGCGGGCTGCTGTACGAGGACGACGGCCAGACGCTCGCGTACCAGCGCGGCGAGTTCCGGGTCACGCGCTTCAACGCCATCGAGGCGGACTCGGTGTGGGTGGCGGAGGTGCCCGAGCACGAGGGGTACCGGCCGCCTGAGAGGAGCACGGAGGTGGTGGTGCTGTGAACGACGCCGCGACTGAGCCGGTCGCCGCAGCGACGGCGAAGTCGCGGGTCCTGCTGCGGGCCGCGGGGGTACCCGGGACTTCGCTCGCGGACTCGCTCAGTCCCGGCGTCGGTTAGCCCTTCTTCGCGAGCTCGTCCACCTCGGCGCGGCGCGGCATGCTCGGGAGCGCCCCCGCCTTCGTGGTGGCCAGGCCACCCGCGATGGTGGCGATGCGTACCGCCTCCTCGACCAGCCGGTACTCGTCGTGGCTCTTGCTCTTGATCGCGGCGTGCACCTCGCCCCAGCCCGCGGCCAGGGCGCCGCAGAACGCGTCACCCGCGCCCACCGAGTCCACCGCGTGCACCGGCACCGCGGCCATGCGCCGCGGCCGTCCCTTGTGGGCGAGGATGGCCCCGTGCGCGCCCTGCGTCAGGATCACCGTGGGCGCGCCCAGGTCAGGCAGGCGCAGGGCCAGTCGCGCCGCATCCACGCTCGGGTCCATCGCCAGCATCACCGCGGCCTCTGACTTGTTCACCACCAGCACGTCGACCTGCTTGATGAGCTCGGGCGGCAGCGGGCGCGCCGGCGCGGCGTTGAGGATCACCGCCCGCCCGGCCTCCTTGGCGATCTTGACGCCTGCGGCGATGGCGGTGGTCGGCACCTCCAGCTGGCACAGCAGCACGCCCGCGGCCGCGATCGTGTCCTTCGCAGCCTCTACATCACCGGCGGTCAGCGAGGCATTCGCCCCCGGCGAGACCACGATCGTGTTCTCGCCGCCCTCGGCCACCGTGATCAGGGCCAGGCCCGTGGGGTGCATCTCGGGGTCTCGGGTGAGCACACGGGAGAGATCCACGCCCTCGGGCTCCAAGGCCGCCTTGAGCTTGGCCCCGTGCGGGTCGTCGCCGACGCAGCCGACCAGGGCCACCCAGCCCTGCCCGCCCAGCATCCGGGCGGCCGCGACCGCCTGGTTAGCCCCCTTGCCGCCCGCGAAGGTGCGGTAGGTGTTGCCCAGCAGCGTCTCGCCCGGGTGCGGGATCCGCGGCGCACGGACCACCAGGTCCATGTTCAGCGACCCCACCACGCAGACCGACGCCTGACCCTTCATCCCAACAGCTTACCGGGGGCGGGGGCTTCGTGTGCTGGTGCAAAAAAGGGGCCGGCGCAGACGCGCCGGCCCCGGGAAGAGATGGATGTAGCTTGAAGAGCAACCCCGCCGCGCTCAGGCCGCGAGCTTCACGCTCGCGAAGCCGCCGCCGCCCACGCCGAACTGGATCGTGAGCTGGTTGCTGGGCGTGCCCGCGGTCTGCCCGCGCCAGCCCTGCACGATGTAGGTCGCCCCCGCCACGCCCGCGGGGATGGTGGAGTCCACGTAGAACTTCTTGCCGCTGTTGCCGATGAGCGTGAAGACGCTCTCGCCGGTCAGCTTGCGGCTAACGGAGTAGAACCCGCCGCTGCCCGTGGGCTGCGTCGGAGGATGGGTCAGGGTAGGTTCGGAGGGGCTAGGAATTGCAGCCCTCTCAGACACTTTCAGTTTGTTGGTTGTGGCCGCGAAACCACACGGGGCATAGCGGCCGCGCTTATTCAGGGGGCGACTCGCGCCGATCGATCTCCCCTTGGTACCTCTCTGGAGAAAGTGAATCGCCCACAAGCGGCTCGGCATTGATCCTGCTGATCACCGTGGTCATGTCCTGGTCCAGCGTGACCTCGTCTCGTTCAGCGGCCTGTTGAATGAGCCAGGCCGCGTCTTTTCGCAAGTTCTGGTTCACATGGTAAAGCAAAGGCTCGAGCAATGGGATCGCCGGCGCACCGATCCATAGGAGCGCGTGGAAAGCTCCCGCGACATCTGCCTGAGGCGTTTTATAACCGGACCGCGCTGGCGGAAGTTGCTCAACTCCGGACACAAGCTGTTGTACCCATTCCTCTGGCGACTTCCCCGCGTCGGGCGGCGGGGGGTACCACGCCTTTGGAGGCCACTGTTTGCCGAGGTACGGAATACCTTTCCAGACGTGCGAACGATTGGTAAGGTCGAAGGGAGCATCGATCGGCTCGAAGCGCGCGCCGGTCCAGCGCTCGCGGCGTGCAAGCTCGAGCACCTTGCGCGTGCAGAATACCTGCAAAACAGGCTCCAAGTCCTCGGAAATGAATAAGTCCAAACCAGCCCAACTCCCTGGAACAACGTGCAGACCGCGCCGCTTGTGCGCTTGCCACGCCTTTGTGCGAGGTCCGGGGAGGTTCTCACGGAATCCACAGACAGGGCACAATTCGGGCCCCCTTGGAGGATCCGACCGCCTTCGTTCGCCTGAAGCCTCTAAGTCGATCCGTATGCCACTCTTGAGTAGCGGGACGAAGTACTTTGGGGCGTCGCTTTTTCGAAGTTTTTTGCTCCTGAGCAGGTCTATGTGGGTGGGGTGAACCTCGACGGCGACACCGGACGCGCGAAGCGCATCGACGACGCGCTCGCTGAAGAGAGGCCTACCGGCAAGGTTGGTTGACTCCATGATGTCCGGCCACGCAGAGCCCAACTCGCAGATGAGTTCGTACTGGTGACGTTCGATCTTGGTTTGCACGGGTCGGCTGCAGGCGACGCAACGCAGCGCTGTATAGATCGTGCGATCGACAAACGCGGTCGGGTACTTGTTGTCCGCCCTGCCTTCGAGGATAAA of the Phycisphaerales bacterium genome contains:
- a CDS encoding TIM-barrel domain-containing protein, with amino-acid sequence MHAGLNAYLTGDGVARFLDERHSMRPLPPFPGWVDQPVRRGPLPLGFPIRVKFTRGRGRARGRTVIELVNAPLAHFYGTGEQAGRLLRNGTRKVLWNRDSYGYSDKTESLYQSHPFVLGLSRGVGGSRRVRAFGIVVESTYRCVIDLRRAGRVRFEVEGPSPAVTVIPRDTPEEVVRVLAELTGKMELPPKWALGYHQCRYTYTPDTRVLEVAGTMRERWIPCDAMWLDIDVMEGYRSFTFDPHTFPNAAAMVRELHEKNFRVVCMVDPGLKVDEGYPLYAAGRDGRHFVTSANGAEYHGKVWPGDCAFPDFTNARTREWFTGLYPHLLNVGVDGVWNDMNEPAVFGVPSKTMPEDNRHDADEDLGGPGPHAKYHNIYGMQMARASLEALRRHAPDTRPFLLTRAGFLGSQRYAATWTGDNVASEAHYRWTVPMALNLGLSGQPFCGPDIGGFVGNTEPGLFARWIGVGALMPFCRGHKDKGTLDHEPWSFGGDVEHACRLALERRYRLMPYLYTVFWQASRTGVPVVRPVFFVDGEDPALRAVDNAFLLGIDVLVCLPGGRAFSPQQHRAFAAWKRLHVTEDHPALPHCYLAPGAVLPVGPVVQHTREPLRELTLFVNLEDGAASGLLYEDDGQTLAYQRGEFRVTRFNAIEADSVWVAEVPEHEGYRPPERSTEVVVL
- a CDS encoding ribokinase, giving the protein MKGQASVCVVGSLNMDLVVRAPRIPHPGETLLGNTYRTFAGGKGANQAVAAARMLGGQGWVALVGCVGDDPHGAKLKAALEPEGVDLSRVLTRDPEMHPTGLALITVAEGGENTIVVSPGANASLTAGDVEAAKDTIAAAGVLLCQLEVPTTAIAAGVKIAKEAGRAVILNAAPARPLPPELIKQVDVLVVNKSEAAVMLAMDPSVDAARLALRLPDLGAPTVILTQGAHGAILAHKGRPRRMAAVPVHAVDSVGAGDAFCGALAAGWGEVHAAIKSKSHDEYRLVEEAVRIATIAGGLATTKAGALPSMPRRAEVDELAKKG